The genome window TCGAGGACTTCCGGGTGAGCGATGGCTGGCTGAGCCATTTTAAAAAGCGGCATGGTCTTGTCTTTAAGACAGTTTCTGGAGAAAGTGCGGCTGTAAACAGAGATATCTGTAGCCACTGGCAACAGGGGAGGTTGCAAGAAATTTTGGAAACCTACGAACAACGGGACGTGTTTAACATTGATGAAATGGGGTTGTTCTACAAAGCACTCCCTACTAAGACTCTTGCTTACAAGGGGGAAACCTGTATgggaggaaagcgaagcaaagaTCGTATTACGGTGCTAGTAGGTGCCAACATGGACGGTAGCGAAAAGTTGAAGATGGTGGTTGTGGGGAAATCAAAGCACCCACGCTGCTTCAAAGGTGTGCGCATGCTGCCTGTCACGTACCACGCGAACGGGAAAGCTTGGATGACACAAGCAATCTTCGAGACATGGTTGCGCGAAGAAAATAGAAGATTTGCCCAGCAGAACAGGAAGGTTATTTTTATTGTTGATCAATGCCCTGCTCACGGTCAAGTGGATAGACTCAAATCGATCAGCCTAGAGTTCCTGCCACCAAATGCGACCGCAATCATTCAACCAATGGACCAGGGCATAATTCAAAACTTGAAAGTTCTCTACCGCCGCCAAGTCCTCCAGCGAATGCTTCTTTGTGCAGACAACAAAAAAGATTACAACGTGGACTTGCTCTCAGCTCTTCACATTCTAACCAATGCCTGGGAATGTGTGAAAGTGTCAACTGTGCAAAGGTGCTTCCACCATGCAGGGTTCTCAATACAAGAAGTCCTTCCAGACGAGGAAGACAACGTTGCTGAGGCTGAGGAGGCTGATATTCTCTTCAGTCAGGTGACACAGTCTACTTCTTTCACGCGAGAGGACTATGAAACACTTGATGCAAACGTCGCCACATGCCGCGAGGACAGCCTTGAGGAACTCATAGCTGAAGTTCAAGATGAGGACCCGTGCTCAAGTGGTGATGAGATGGTGTGTGATCCCGGGCCCATTTCAGTGCCGGACAGTGCAGCAAGAGGTGCTGTCATCCTGTTGCAGCGCTACTTTGAACACGATGGTGGCACAGAGTTCCTGCCAAGAATTTCAGCAATGCACTCCTACTTTGTGAGAAAGTGCTTGAACAAGGCCAAGCAAACCGTTATCACCTCCTTTTTTCCGAGTCAGTAATATTAgcaacatttttctttctaatcAACTATAGTAGTATTGTATACTTCAAAATCTTTTTGTTCAGTCAGCCACAGTTGGTGCTTTTGAAATAAAGTCATATTTCATTAAATTTGTGGGCTTTGCTTAAATGAAACTTCTCATAAATGGAACAAATTTTTCTTGCCCCTTCGAGTTccgtttaaggggggacgcggctttcgtatcgcgaaaaatggcaaaaaaatcgattttttgaaaatcacattttcagtttctgtagccctttttatatccgattccaaaatatcttcaccgaaaaccgcgtagaagtgctataaaaaaattgttgcgcctgcctaggtggcgaaaattattggggaaatcgcaaaaaaacactgattttcaaaaaatcatagctccgcaacgacgccaccgggcgccgatatcttgggctcatcggaaagcgcatttctccgtcttcaaattccccgccgcagctggctcctcccttcgaaaacaagcgcacaaaagcaaatgttcgaaggtcgtttcgagccctccgattggctgcgtccgccatgttgccccagcgcgcctcgccattggtccgatgctcgctccgggagatcgtcgtctgcagctcgtgcgtctcgagctcacggctgtcgaaagtcgcgctacttcgttgcgtgttcgcaatcgctctgtgttcacggctcgataactttgaacaagaactacgttttagtttggagctactagcggaagctcggtgggattacgatggcgcgccttcctcgtagcgaacatcgcaaacgcgcgtctcggaccgactttctagcgttgactcgtcggatccgtggttggaggttctgcttatgcgcacttcggacgtcgtgacgaagatgatcgcaggacgactctttgtactcgcgaccacgccttacgaactttgaaacatcgggcaccgcggccggcgcgtctactgctcggagtcgtcactaggcctaactccgctcacggcatcggcacgcgagacgaacctcgaactttgtgggcaagagcaacgcgttagcggactcgcggcagtgtgcttcttcgcaaggaacgaagcgcttcccccgccggcttctcggtacagcggatggtcattttacgcatcggcagcggaccccacggccaagctcgtcgcgcagcgggcgcgcttcggcgtcccgcaatgcgaggccaaacacgttgcgcgcctatttttcgtcgccgcacctaggcatattgcgcatcgtcaccgaatgccgccacccagcacatcgcgtgctgacttcccggactatgcggccgagcacttagaggtgaaataaagcactgttgatgcaatttaggcgcgcttggagccgtgcgtggtatcgccgtaagcgctcatgaatcatctgaaaaaataaaagcctcgcagaaaaccgtgtccgcgaccgggtgaatgatgaagtgcatcgcaggcgaggtttacaaattagcttgacgagtgaaacagggagatgaattcatatctgcccagttcgcgtcttgaataaactgctaaggaattcctattccacctatgtcttggccataactgcctgttatttaggaggaagtgataggttgccatgatgagagccgcttttagtatcctataaaaatgattcaatgatcaattgcaatcaagactgttaattatgttaatgagagcatgaatacaagaaagctggcaaatcatcataatacatgacctacttgaattacaatatcttgttttttgtcatgtctattacaccacttcataacttcgtttaaaattcatgctacatgttctttgtatatcagaaaaggattttaagaaaaaagaaagaaaacaaaggcacaaccgatgaaaggccacatgtgcaggaggtccaaccttataaaacaccttaaagatcacaatcttcttgtgttttagagaagcaaggcacctcaaactaaagacagggcactcaagaaagtgcacattacgaaggactcaaaagattacgaccccagtgccttttgatgaagtaatatcgttggtacaactttaaaagccgttttctcaaaacgactattcttgcttcctgcttcgcttgttccgctgatttctcactgaccgctgggtctatttcagttccgttttttgttctatattccttgaagcacagttcaggcgTGACATTCTTGaagcgtgacattcttgctttttcagtatggcgttttgataattagctatttgacgagttgcacaaagcctcgatgcccgttgcgcagtcacctcatgaaaaaggaaaactaaaaaaaattttgttgcaaataaaaaaatctaagaatgtcacgcccgcaatcagacatcttagaatgcatagcactttgaacgagtttcctatcacattttttaagcgagtcagactcggaacaagagcagaaggtgaaatgtattgtaaatcaaaaatgttgtaaagatatattcatgaaatttctacagtagcattaaaacaacatttcaaataagtgtgccagttttcatcaaaatccatgaagaaataagaaagttggtaccgaaagccacgtccccccttaagaggAGTCCACTGTAATTCGTTTTTAATCTGGAAGCTGTAGCAGTAATTGAGTAGTTAAAATGGGAGATCTGACGTCATTTAATGAGGCACCCACAGAGCATGACAGAGAGTGCCGCTCCAATTTCTCAATTTGATCGTTTTCTCACTAACAAATTCTGTGTTTTCACCAGGAATGGTGAATTTGTTATTACATAAACCTAATCTTTCAGTCTAGCTCAACTTAATATTTCCTTTTAGTATCCCTTTGATCGGAGGCTCTGTGGCTAAAaaccagtaaaaaaagaaaagcttttgcaGACTTCATATTTATGTTTCTGTCGTAATTTCACACCTGTTTACACACTTTTGTAGCTGAATACCTTGCATCGTAAGGCAGTAGCCAACCAAAACCGTATGTCTTACCTTTAAATTTGGGAAATGGCCGCTGGAATGACATATAGCAGACATTGAATTCAAGGAATATGGCACGTATTGCTGTGGTGTGGCGTGTACATTGATCTAGCTGGGACTAAGCACTGCCGCATGCTGCCGTGCATGGCCGGTCGGGACTGAAGCATGTGGGCCAGCAGTATGGAGACAACTGTTGTCACCCACAATTAAAGGCTTACAGGTCCTCTGAGCTCGTGATCTATGGTTGATGCTCGACAACCATTATATTACGGTTGTGtgcgtacaggtccttgaaacccttAAGCAAATGATATCCAAATTTGATAAGCGAATTTCTTGCCTAGCCTCCACAGCCTTGCACACTATGTTTGAAATGTAGTATAAAGTGCGATGTGGTCCCAAAGCTGGGTGACAATGGCTATGAAGAATGGAGTTCAAGCCATAAAGTGATATgtcagaaaaagttgcagaggatccctaagcttattcttatgagatagaacataaaagcatttcttttggctaAGTTTTTGCATAGCGGAAAGCACGTTGAGTATCCCTGATGCAACACCAGCTGGGTGTTGCATCGCAGCCGCGGGTTCATGCTGTGTCAGTTGTTAGTATCGGTGACGGTTCCAGTGAGAGAGTCGCATGCTTTCCAGGCGCGGCTTTTGTGGGTGCGAGCTTTTGCCAAGCGTTAGCGTTTGCTTTGGCGTTAGAAACACAGCAAAGCTGGCCAATGGTAGCGGAAGCGGCTGTCGTGGCGATAGCAGGTCTTTACTGCAACTCAGAGGTTATAGTTGGTGGCAATCGCTGCAAGTGCTGCACACATGTGCAGTCAAAAGAAACTGGGCTTtcttttaaggggggacgcggctttcgtattgcgaaaaatggcaaaaaaatcgattttctgaaaatcaaattttcagtttctggaaccctttttctatctgattccaaaatatctacactgaaaaccacccagaagtgctttgaaaaatttgttttgccctccgaggtggcgaaaattattgtggaaatcgcaaaaaaacagcgattttcaaaaaattgtagctccgcgatgacgcgaccgcgaaccaactttttgggcttgtcggaaagggcatttctccgtgttcaaattccccgcttcagcgggctcctccattcagaaagaagcgcacaaaaagcaaacacttgagAGTCATTCCGAGGCCtgcgattggccgcgtccgccatgttgccccagctcgcctcgccattggtccgatgctcggtccgggagatcgtcgtctgccgaTTGCGCGTCGCAAGTTcacggctgtcgagaatcgcgctacttcgtgacacgttcgcaattgttctgtgttcacggctcgacgatcacttagaatataattacgctttagtttggagctgcaagaggaagttcgatctgattatgatggtgcgccgcgctcctagcgaacatcgcaaacgcgcgtctcggacagactctctagcgttgacttcagcgtcggattcgcggttagatgttttgatttctgcttatcagcactgacatcgtgacgaaggccatcgcaggacaactctttgtactcacgaccacgcattacgcacttcgaagcaacgggcaccacggcctgcgcacctactgctcggagtcgtcactaggcctaacgccgctcacggcgccgtttagcgagacgaacctcgaaccttgcgggcaagaacaacgcgctaGCGTACCCGCGGCTATGTGCGTCTTCGCAAGCGAAGAAGCAAATCGCTCGCCGGCACTTCGGagccgcggatgggcattttacgcatcggcagtgaaCTCCACAGCCAAGCTCGTCAGACCCCACGGCCACGAACTGCTTGGAGCAGcggtagcaatt of Rhipicephalus sanguineus isolate Rsan-2018 unplaced genomic scaffold, BIME_Rsan_1.4 Seq986, whole genome shotgun sequence contains these proteins:
- the LOC125756858 gene encoding tigger transposable element-derived protein 4-like, with amino-acid sequence MRMRTTAYKEIEDVLFLWFKRARSANFPISGPILEEKAKEIATRMGIEDFRVSDGWLSHFKKRHGLVFKTVSGESAAVNRDICSHWQQGRLQEILETYEQRDVFNIDEMGLFYKALPTKTLAYKGETCMGGKRSKDRITVLVGANMDGSEKLKMVVVGKSKHPRCFKGVRMLPVTYHANGKAWMTQAIFETWLREENRRFAQQNRKVIFIVDQCPAHGQVDRLKSISLEFLPPNATAIIQPMDQGIIQNLKVLYRRQVLQRMLLCADNKKDYNVDLLSALHILTNAWECVKVSTVQRCFHHAGFSIQEVLPDEEDNVAEAEEADILFSQVTQSTSFTREDYETLDANVATCREDSLEELIAEVQDEDPCSSGDEMVCDPGPISVPDSAARGAVILLQRYFEHDGGTEFLPRISAMHSYFVRKCLNKAKQTVITSFFPSQ